The Thiorhodovibrio litoralis genome includes a window with the following:
- the ssb gene encoding single-stranded DNA-binding protein → MASRGVNKVILIGNLGNDPDTRYMPSGDPVTNFSLATSESWKDKNTGERQERTEWHRIAIFGRTAEVAKQYLRKGSKVYIEGKLRTRKWQGQDGQDRYTTEVIVDLGGSMQMLDTRSGGEGGGSYGDSWSNSSQAAGGGAGMAAAGAGMAAAGGPTYQSNNPYPNQAANPQPAPQNSSPENAAPSNSNPPSAPPINEPFDDDIPF, encoded by the coding sequence ATGGCTTCACGTGGCGTCAACAAAGTAATTCTTATTGGCAATCTTGGTAACGATCCTGACACCCGCTACATGCCAAGCGGCGATCCGGTCACCAATTTTTCTCTCGCCACCAGCGAGAGCTGGAAAGACAAGAACACCGGCGAGCGCCAGGAAAGAACCGAATGGCATCGCATCGCAATTTTCGGCCGCACCGCTGAGGTCGCCAAGCAATACTTGCGCAAAGGCTCCAAGGTCTACATCGAGGGAAAACTGCGCACCCGCAAATGGCAGGGCCAGGACGGGCAGGATCGCTATACAACAGAGGTTATCGTCGACCTTGGCGGAAGCATGCAGATGCTCGACACCCGCAGCGGCGGCGAAGGCGGCGGGTCTTACGGCGACAGCTGGAGCAACAGTAGCCAAGCCGCCGGCGGGGGAGCAGGTATGGCCGCGGCTGGAGCAGGTATGGCCGCAGCTGGCGGCCCGACTTATCAGTCGAACAACCCATACCCAAACCAAGCAGCCAATCCCCAGCCCGCACCGCAAAACTCAAGTCCGGAAAATGCTGCTCCGTCCAACAGCAACCCTCCTAGCGCCCCACCAATCAACGAACCATTCGACGACGACATCCCCTTCTGA